The Staphylococcus carnosus genome has a segment encoding these proteins:
- a CDS encoding terminase large subunit domain-containing protein, which translates to MIKNKYIDDYIRLWKTGKILLNKERIMLIAYLERDVLSRGDLYFDEEQIENFIKFTEKWYFPLQPFQKFIVPFIFLFEKEGNFLYFEQFFITLGRGGGKNGFITALSNYFISYLHGIPNYDISVVANSEDQAKTSFEEAYNMIERNELEDMFYLTKLVITDTETKSRFRFRTSNAGTKDGGREGCVIYDEVHRYEDSETVDVFSSGLGKVRNPREFFIGTDGYVREGFLDKLKERSLSLLKGETPDDRIFPFICKLDDPKEVDDPTMWEKANPMFSEPMCEYAQGLFRKVKNQYNEMTFAPSKREEFMTKRMNLPEVDLEKVVAPWEEILATNRPFPELEQRQCLGGLDYASIKDFAAVGLLFREGDDYIWKSHSFVRKGFLDKVKLKAPIHEWEKEGLLTIVDEPSINPLHIVLWFDKMRETYGLEKVIADNFRMDLLRPLFEEYGIEIEVIRNPRAIQSLLAPRIETMFANHNVIFDDNPMMRWYTNNVAVKIKPDGNKEYIKKDEIRRKTDGFQAFIHALYRADDLLEADVSSSLDFLNAIDF; encoded by the coding sequence ATGATTAAGAATAAGTATATTGATGACTATATCCGTTTATGGAAAACAGGCAAAATATTGCTTAACAAAGAACGGATTATGCTTATTGCATATCTTGAAAGAGATGTACTTAGTCGTGGTGACTTATATTTTGATGAAGAACAAATTGAAAACTTTATCAAATTTACTGAGAAGTGGTACTTCCCACTGCAACCATTCCAAAAGTTTATAGTACCATTTATATTTCTGTTCGAAAAAGAAGGGAACTTCCTATATTTCGAGCAGTTTTTTATTACGTTAGGTCGTGGCGGAGGTAAAAACGGATTTATTACAGCGCTGTCGAATTACTTTATCAGCTATCTGCATGGTATTCCTAATTACGATATTTCTGTAGTAGCCAATTCAGAGGACCAAGCTAAAACGTCATTTGAAGAAGCTTATAACATGATTGAACGTAACGAATTGGAAGATATGTTCTATCTGACTAAGTTGGTAATCACTGACACAGAAACTAAATCACGTTTCAGATTCAGAACTTCGAATGCTGGTACAAAAGATGGTGGTCGTGAAGGTTGTGTCATTTATGACGAAGTACATAGATACGAAGATAGCGAAACAGTAGATGTGTTCAGTTCTGGATTAGGTAAAGTCAGAAATCCACGTGAATTTTTTATCGGTACAGACGGTTATGTGCGTGAGGGCTTCTTAGACAAATTGAAAGAACGTTCACTTTCTTTGCTTAAAGGCGAAACACCAGACGATAGAATTTTCCCGTTCATTTGCAAGTTGGATGACCCTAAGGAAGTTGATGATCCAACGATGTGGGAGAAAGCTAATCCGATGTTCAGTGAGCCGATGTGCGAATATGCACAAGGTTTATTCAGAAAAGTTAAAAACCAATACAATGAAATGACTTTTGCGCCATCTAAACGTGAAGAATTTATGACTAAGCGTATGAATCTTCCTGAAGTAGATTTAGAAAAAGTTGTAGCACCATGGGAAGAAATTTTAGCGACAAACAGACCATTTCCTGAGTTGGAACAAAGACAATGCTTAGGCGGTTTGGATTATGCAAGTATCAAAGACTTTGCAGCAGTCGGATTGCTTTTCAGAGAGGGCGATGACTACATTTGGAAGTCACATTCATTTGTACGTAAAGGCTTTTTAGACAAAGTGAAATTGAAAGCACCTATTCATGAGTGGGAGAAAGAGGGATTACTCACAATTGTAGATGAACCTTCTATCAATCCACTTCATATTGTCTTATGGTTCGATAAAATGCGAGAAACATACGGATTAGAAAAAGTGATTGCTGATAATTTCAGAATGGATCTATTAAGACCACTATTTGAAGAATACGGAATAGAAATTGAAGTGATTAGAAATCCTAGAGCCATACAATCATTGTTAGCACCTCGAATTGAAACCATGTTTGCTAACCATAATGTCATATTCGATGACAATCCTATGATGCGTTGGTACACAAATAACGTTGCTGTCAAAATCAAACCGGATGGCAACAAAGAATATATCAAGAAAGATGAGATTAGACGTAAAACAGACGGGTTCCAAGCATTTATTCACGCTTTATACAGAGCAGACGATTTATTGGAAGCGGACGTCAGTTCGAGTCTTGACTTCTTGAACGCAATTGACTTTTAG
- a CDS encoding head maturation protease, ClpP-related — protein MKINVKGAIVPNNEKWIYDLLDMDATSPNDIINALPSTNEDVEVIINSGGGEVMSGSEIYTALKSYAGNVNVKVVGVAASAASVIAMAGDTIEMSPTAQMMIHNASTLAYGDDRAMASASKMLNSVNRGIANAYMNKTGKSEQEILDLMNEESWMSAQDAVDLGFADSKMFDESATRLVANTGHMIPKNAIDKVSAMMNKTPEIKIDVEQIANKVIEKLEEKEELSKPQNKVKHKFFF, from the coding sequence ATGAAGATTAACGTAAAAGGTGCGATTGTACCAAATAATGAAAAATGGATTTACGATTTGCTAGATATGGATGCAACTTCACCAAACGACATTATTAATGCGCTGCCTTCTACTAATGAAGATGTGGAAGTCATCATCAATTCAGGGGGCGGAGAAGTCATGTCTGGAAGTGAAATCTATACTGCATTAAAATCTTATGCCGGTAATGTCAATGTCAAAGTTGTAGGCGTTGCTGCAAGCGCTGCTTCTGTTATTGCAATGGCGGGCGACACAATTGAAATGAGTCCTACGGCGCAAATGATGATTCATAATGCGAGCACACTTGCTTATGGAGATGACAGAGCAATGGCTTCTGCTTCTAAAATGTTGAACAGTGTGAATAGAGGTATCGCTAATGCTTACATGAACAAAACAGGTAAATCCGAACAGGAAATTCTTGATTTGATGAATGAAGAAAGCTGGATGAGCGCACAAGATGCAGTTGATTTAGGGTTTGCAGACAGTAAGATGTTTGATGAGTCCGCAACACGTTTAGTCGCTAACACAGGTCATATGATTCCTAAAAATGCAATCGACAAAGTATCAGCAATGATGAACAAAACTCCTGAAATCAAAATTGACGTGGAACAAATTGCAAATAAAGTTATTGAGAAATTAGAAGAAAAAGAAGAACTTAGCAAACCTCAAAACAAGGTTAAGCATAAGTTCTTTTTTTAA
- a CDS encoding phage portal protein encodes MAGLFDKIFGRHEEASWMYDLELFQDTSEKAYLKQAALNTCIEFLARTLSQSEFRFLDADNKSLKDQSWYKLNVRPNTDLSSTDFWQKVIYKLIYDNEVLIVVTDTKDLVVADNYNRKKYALYPDIFEDVTVSDYEFERSFNMDEVIYLTYNNDKLNKFTEGLFADYGEIFGRMISAQMRNYQIRGIMNVDSSAVNGEKNTEKMQNYVDKVVNSFSNNGVAVAPLTKGFDYQDVSSASKSNNAPFDELGKLFRSLIDIVAKAIGIPPSLIHGEMADLDNAMKSYIKFCIKPLIKKIEDELNAKLLKQNEVIKGKRIKVIGIDKKDPLEMAESIDKLVSSSTFTPNQVLVMLGEEPSDDPQMDQYFVTKNYTTTREETADSTPEGGETDED; translated from the coding sequence ATGGCTGGATTATTTGATAAGATTTTCGGCAGACATGAAGAAGCAAGCTGGATGTATGATTTGGAATTGTTTCAAGATACATCTGAAAAAGCTTATTTGAAACAAGCAGCATTGAATACTTGTATTGAATTTTTAGCAAGAACTCTTTCACAATCAGAGTTTCGATTTTTAGACGCTGATAATAAGTCTTTAAAAGACCAATCCTGGTACAAATTGAATGTTAGACCGAATACAGATTTATCTTCAACAGATTTTTGGCAGAAAGTTATCTACAAATTGATTTATGACAATGAAGTGTTGATTGTCGTGACAGATACCAAAGATTTAGTAGTGGCAGACAATTATAATCGTAAAAAATATGCGCTGTATCCCGATATTTTCGAAGATGTAACAGTAAGCGATTATGAATTTGAACGTTCATTTAATATGGACGAGGTTATTTACTTAACTTACAACAATGACAAACTGAATAAATTTACTGAAGGCTTATTTGCAGACTATGGAGAGATATTCGGACGTATGATAAGCGCTCAAATGCGTAATTATCAGATACGAGGCATCATGAATGTTGATTCCAGTGCAGTCAACGGCGAAAAGAATACAGAAAAAATGCAAAACTATGTCGATAAAGTCGTTAATTCATTCAGTAACAATGGAGTAGCAGTTGCGCCATTAACAAAAGGGTTTGACTATCAAGATGTATCTTCTGCATCTAAATCAAACAATGCACCTTTTGATGAATTGGGCAAGCTTTTCAGGTCATTAATTGATATTGTGGCTAAAGCAATCGGTATCCCTCCCTCTCTTATTCATGGAGAGATGGCGGATTTGGATAATGCGATGAAATCGTACATTAAATTCTGTATCAAGCCTTTGATTAAGAAGATTGAAGATGAATTGAACGCTAAATTGTTGAAACAAAATGAAGTTATCAAAGGCAAACGGATTAAAGTTATCGGCATCGATAAGAAAGACCCGTTAGAAATGGCTGAATCAATCGACAAACTTGTATCTTCAAGCACGTTCACACCGAACCAAGTATTAGTGATGTTAGGTGAGGAACCGTCAGACGACCCTCAAATGGATCAATACTTTGTAACTAAGAACTATACAACAACAAGAGAAGAAACTGCGGATAGCACACCAGAAGGAGGTGAAACTGATGAAGATTAA